In Plasmodium vivax chromosome 10, whole genome shotgun sequence, the sequence taaaatttttatagttgTCTGAGAGGAGCGCTTGGGCGTTGTTGTCACTTGGTGGTTCATCACTCTTTTCTTgggattcttttttttgattttctaACTCGGCTACGCTGTTCTGGTGTGCACTGCTTTGTGCTTgcccttcctcttccttcacttcttcatcctcctcctcttcttcctcttcatcatcctCAATTTCTACATCGCTCGATGCTGAATCGTCTGCTTCATCTtcatcctcttcctccttcgcttcgcttGCCTGTTCGTCAACTTCGTTTAGCACCTGCTCGTCATTATCGACCACATTGTAGCCTCGTTTGGAGTACTTTTTCACAATTTCTAGAACTTtaagttttttctttaaggcTGATTCTGctgctgccttttttgctttttcagcAGCTTCTGCGGCTTTCTTTGCTTTATCTGTCGCCGCGTTAGCTGCAGCTTCCGCTGCCTGGCCTTTCTTGACTGCTTCTTCTGCCGCCGCAAGGGCATTTGCTTTTGCGCTTTGGAATTTTTCCGTGTCGTTTTCTGCTTTCGCATTCTTTAATTCTTGCTCGGCTATGAGCAGTTTTGCTTGCACTACAGCCGCGTTATCCTCTGCCTCTTTTGCCTTTTGTCCTGCTTCTATTTCATTCTCTTTTGCAATTTCCGCGCCCTCCTCCGCAGattctgcttcctttttcggTTGCTCTGCTGATGCGgctgctttttttgcgtCTTCTTTTGCTACTCCCGCTGCGGGgactgccttttttgccttatcATTCGCCACTTCTGCTTTTACAACGTTTAGTGCAATTTCCGCTAAATCTTTTGCTTTCTTCGCGTCTTTGGCTGCTTGGACTGCTTCTGATGTTTTTCCTTTGATGCCGCTTACTGCTGTTGTTATTTCTGATTTTTGTGCGTCATCACCTACCactttttccacttctttttctgctttttctaCTTCCTTTGATACATCACCTGCTTTATCTTTTGCCTCCTTCGCCTTAGTTTTTGCTGTGTCCAATGCACTCGTGGCTTCAGCTACAGCCTTTGCATctaccttttcctttttcgctatttcttctgcttctttttttgctgcaTCAGCAGCTTCTTGCGCTTTTTGGGCTTCTTTctttgctgcttctgcttttgcttcttccgctGCCAACTCCGCTTTTGTTTGCGCCTTCTTGGCTTCCTTTGCATGTTCTACCGCTTTGTTCGCCTTTTCTTGCATTGTTGATAATGTAGCTGTATTTGAAACAGATGTCGCATCGTCTGCTACCTTTGCGGCTTCGGCTGCCTTTTCTCCTGCTGTTGTAGCCGCCTCGCTTGCCTTTTCCGCTGCCTTTTGTGCTTCTGCTGATTTGGATTCGTCTGCTACTTTTTGCGCTTCATCTTTCGCTGCATTTGCTGCTACCTTTGCAGCTTCCGCTTCTGTTTTAGCTGCTTGCGCTTTTGCAACTTCTGCCGCGATTTCTGCTGTTGTTCTGGCATTTTTAGCTGCAGTTGCTGCATTAGATgcatctttttctttttctttaactttAGCTAATTTATCTTCTGTTCCATCGCcttctgcttccttttccgcTTGGTCTGAGGCAGTTTGTGCATTTCCCTTTGCTTTTAATGCTTCTGCCTCTTGTTCCTTTGCCTTTTGGGCTGCTTCCTGTGCTACTTCGTTcgattttgccttttctgctTCACTTTCTGCTTTTTTCCTTGCTTCTACTGCTGCATCTGCATCACTGCTTGCatctttttttgccttttccgcttttACTACTTCGGCTGCTATTTCTGTTTCAATTTGTGCTTTCTTCGCTTTTGCTAGTGCAGTTGATGCATCTGTTTGTGCTTTGCCTGCATTACTTGCTGCAGTctctgcctccttttttgctgtGCTTAGTGTGGTTTCGTTATCTATACCTTTTGTTGATGTTTGTGCTTTGTCTGCACTATTTGCTGCAgcctctgcttctttttttgccttgtctgctgctgctgcttgATTCACTGCTTCACTTTTTGCCgattttactttttccgATTTAGTTACGttagttatttttatttcctcagATTTTGTTGCTACTTCTTCAGCTTtcgtttttgcttcctctgcTGCGTTGGCAGACTTTACGGCTTCTTCTTTTGAAACTTCTGTTTTTACCACAAAGACTGCTATCTCGGCTTTTGTTTGAGCATTTTTCGCTGCTGTGGCTGCTTTGGATGCTGCATCTGCCTCATTTTGTACTACATTAACTTTACTCTGTGCATCAACTTTTTGTTCTATGGCATTTATAGCCTCACTTGCTGCTTGTTCTGCCTTTCTTTCTGCCCCTTCTGCTTccgttgcattttttgctgcAGTTTGCATCTCATCGTCTGCTATTTTAATTGCTTCTGTTACTTTTTGTACCTTAGAGCCTGAAGCGGCACTTgttgcatcattttttgcgttttctgCTGCGACTTTTGACTCccttgcctttttttttgcctcatatgctttttttaattcttccgctatttttgctgcccattctgcttttttttgttcattctCTGCATCACTCGCTGCTTGTTCTGCCTGTCCAACGAGCTTTTCTACTTCTTCCAATTTTGCTTTCAATTCTGCTTCATCTGTCTCTTccgattttttctttgcatcatcagcttttgcttttgcttttgcgtcttctttttttgtttttgcttcttctttttttatttttgcctctGCAAATGCTTTCTCCGCTTGTTCTTTAGCTTTTGTCGCTGCtgttgtttctttttcttcatccacttttatttgcttttctgcttctgttgctgtttttaataatttttctgcttcAGTTACTGCAGTATCAGCTTTTGTatttgctgcttctgctttaTTAACTAATTCAtctatttttgtttttatgtCTTCTTTACTATCACTATCTTGTGCCTGCATCTGCAGTTCAGCTTTTCCCGATTTTTGTAGCAATTCGTTGTGGCTTCCGTTTGGGTCTGTCTCATCACCGTCTTCTGCGTTTAAACCGTTTTGCTCATCCTGGAGTGTTACGTCTTTTCCTGCCCATCCGTTCCTCAAGTTgggatttttcaaattaacaATTTCGTTGCTCACAACATTTTggtgaatatataaatttacgaAGAgtaccaaaagggggatgcCACCGAAATGCTTCATTTTGGAAGGCACGTAACAACAAATCGGAGTTATACAaaggtgaataaaaaaaaaaaaaaaattcagtgacaatttatttaataacaaACGAGCTGCATTAACTACAATGGTGTGTTAAGTatgccaaaaaaggggctaaaaaattgtaactaTTTACTTCTTTGCGTAGgataattaacaaaatagcGAACTGTGAAAacggaaaaataaaataatcgGGGCGTGTaacaaaagaagaaagacGATACTGGTTGGGACAACTGGAAGTGTTCAAAATTTATCGCAGAAAAAATCTGTCAAATGTGCACGTATATTTTTGACACAAATAAATCGGACTCATCGgtgaaattttcctttttttttttattttccatttttaattttgcacaaAGCCACTTATTGTGATTATTGCGCACATTTTACTTGACGTGAGTGGAGAATAACgcggggaaaatgaaaaaagagaGCATGCACTGTTTAAGTGAAGCGGCATTCTGTTACGATAATTTCCTTTCCATTCGGTTTCgtcttacattttttttacactaaGCAAAGGTGCCATTTTCCATTGGGgaatgcacaaaatgggggagggtGTGCCACGAAAGTGCCTCTTCATTTGGGACAAGTCCGAAAAAGAGAAGTTGCCTCATTTTAAAGTGTaaagagttaaaaaaaaaattgcaaaaattattCTCCCCAATTTAAACCACTGTTGTAATCGCAAGTTGGTCAATATggctataaaaaaataagaaaaaaattcctcctGGTTTGCCCGATTatgcttaaaaatgaatatgccCCTCGAAAGGGGCGAAAGGGACGATGGAACGGTCGTAGGAAAAGTCTATacaggaggaaaaaataatttaatgcGATATGATTGTCACTCCCTCAGGGGGGAGTACAATGTGTTGACTTCTTCTGCTACAATTTTGCtacacaaaatggtgcgTTCTTTTTCGACTTGTTCGAAATTACCAACTTTGAAATGGATATGGGAGGAGATAAACTTGTGTTGCGGAAAGGGCCAAATAATGCGAGCTGCTttttaaagggaaaattatCACACCATTTATTTTCGGACCAACGCGTTTAGCACAGTTTGGAAATGTGTGTAGCGTACCAACTGGACCATTTAATCGTGGAAAATGTTTTTCCATCACAAAGCTACAAAATTGAAGTTACTTTGCGAATAATAATGCTGACGTGATGCAACGCGCCTTGAAAGCTTCCACAAAGTGTAACTGCTTTGTGCGTTTGTCACGagttaaaattaaagagTGTTAATTATCACTCTGCACACACATTTTAAAGGAACACTTTTTATTGCAACTGTTGgcataacaaaaaaaaaaaaaaaaaaaagtaaaatgtgcaaatgtgcaaataCGCTGCTACATCGCATCGAGCGGATAAAACATAAATACTGTGGAGAAGtggcttcatttttgcaaagacATACTCGTAAACAGACTGAACGCAAAAACAAATAGCACTTCATTCGCTAGCGTTATATGCCAGAAATTCTTAAAACGAATGAGATACACCTTTAGCAGATCGCTAAATCCTTCGGTGTGTTCCTCTTCCCACTGTTTGTGCGCCTCCAGGATGGGGCACAACATGGTCTACCATCCCGTTTTaacataacattttaaaataacgcACAGGGCATAACTAGCTGTTTTACAATTCGACATAGCATAGGGAAAACATAGGGAGTGCCTTCAGTGGGATAATAATTGACTCTCTTTTATCGCTCCCCCGTTCGGATTGGTCATACGTGCATATAAGTGCTCACATTTATGCGAATAtatgttcccattttgggaaCTGCTTGGAGCAGTATTGCCCCTCATAAGGAAGGCTGAAATTAGGGGGACCCCAATCAATCCTACTCCCCGCGCGATAACCCCCAATTCGTCACCAATTTGTTTAGCATATTTTCTTCCGCCTCCTTTATTTACCCTTAAAATATTGGTGCAAATCTtgttgcaaatttttaagcGTGTCTTCCCCAACATCGCTAATCAGAGTTTCCAAAAATTCCACTCCTCCCGTTTTCGCAGTATTTGAATCTTTGAACTTCTCTGCGAGTGTTTTATGCGCTTCTTTATCatctaatattttttcgccACTTGTCTGTTCCTCTTTAGCTTCTTTTGTTGGAGtgtctttttctccttcgatTTGCTCTTCCGCTGctccctcctcttcttcctcattaTCGACACTTATATCTACCTCGTCTATCTGCGTTTGATCTATCTGCTGTgtatcttcctcctcttcttcactaGCCTTATCATCCTGTTCTTCGATTTCTTCTTTTActtgttcttccttttccgttATGTTATATCCTGCTTCTGATGTTATTTCCAGTGGTTCGAGTGCATATTGCTTTTTTGTTCTAATCAATGCATATGAAGCTTTTTCGTTTgccttcttcgcttctttgGCTGCTTTCAATGCCTTCTCtaccttttcctttgctACCGCTAACGTTACTGCTTTGTTTGTGTCCTTTGCTGCGTCTGCTGCTTCTTTTGCAAAGGTTGCCgctttttctgcttcaccAGCTGTTTCATTCGCTGCAGTTtctatctttttcttttcactttcCGATGCATCCGATTTGTTTACCTCTTCTGCTATTTTTAATACTTCtgtttttgcctcttccgctGCTGTTGCCGCTTTctgtgcttcttcctttgccgcttctgcTTTGGGTACTTCCTTTGCTATTTCTAGGAAATTTTCAGCTTCCGTTTTTGCTTTTATGGCTTCCTGTGATGCTTGAAATGCGGATTCGGCCTTCTGTTTTATTGAATCTAGTAAttccttttgatttttttcttccgaaGGAATTTCACTCTCTGCTTTCGTTGCTGCTAGTGTAGTTTCATCTCCCGCCGTCTTCGCGAATTCAGTGGCTTTTCTTACCTCTTCTGTGATCTTTTCTGTTGATTTTGATGTCTTTGCTATCTTTTCTGCTGtttcttttgccttttctgctGCCACCTTTGCATtgtctgcttctttttttgcttcctctgcCTTTGCTACTTCTACGGCTATTTCTGCTTtggttttttctttatgtgCCTCTAttgctgcattttttgcagTTTGCACCTTTTGTTCTATTGCATTTACTTTTTCTACTATTTCAcctgtttctttttctagAGATTCTAGATTGCTTAATGCTTCTTCAGCTAGTTTAGACGCTTCATTCGCTTTTTCTGATGCTTTGTCCGCTGCTTGTATGGCCTTTTCAAGTTTAGATTTATCTGCTACTTGTTTTGCTGCTTCTTTAGCCTCTtgtgctttttcttttgctaCTTCCGCGTGTGCTACTTCTACTGCCACTTCCGCTTTggccttttctttcttcgcCTCTTCTGCCGCGTTAACTGCTTTAGTTGCCTTTTCTGTTACCTCTGCTATTTTAGATTCTGGATTTTCTGTTTCGTCTAATGCCTTTGCTGCTTCATCTGCTGCCTCTGTTGCTACTTTTGATTTTTCAGCTGCAATGGTGGATACATTATTTGCTATTTTTGCTGCTTTCGATGATTTTGCTATGTTTTCTGCTGCCTTGCTTGCTGTGTCTGCTAgtaattttgcattttccgcTTCTATTTTGGCTTTTTCTGCCTTTGCTACCTCTGCAGCTATTTGTGCTTTcgtcatttctttttttgcattctttGATGCAACTTCAGCATTGGATGCTAGACTTTTTACAGATGTTAAGACTTCACTTAGTTTTGTTAAAACATCCTCTAAATTGGTTGTGCCCTTTCCACCTGCATCATCTGCCATTCCCTTtgctttttctgcttcactttttgcttgtttttctgcttcctttgctttttcaactgctttttttactttgGCTGCTTTAGATTCATCTGATATTTTTAACACTTCTTTTTCTGTTGCTTCTGTCTTTGTTTTCgcttctcctgcttctttttctgcttcctcTGCTTCTATTCTTGCCTTTTCTGCCTTTACTACCTCTGCAGCTATTTGTGTTTTGAgctttgcttttttggcATTGTCTGATGCACTTGATGCTTCAGATGCTAGATCTTTcactatttttaatatacgttctagttcttttatttcttcttctaGTTGTGATACTTCTTTATCGTCATCTGCAGTTTCTTTTCCTACTTCCTTCTGAGCTTCTTCTGCTGTTTTACCTGCCTTTTCACTTGCTGTCTGTGCTTcatcttttgtttttttttcttcttctgttgCCATAGTAACTGCTTTAGTTGTATTTTGTGACTTAGGTTTACCTGTTTCTTTTATTGCTTCATCCTTTGCTGTAGTTGCATCTTTTTGTGCTGTTTCTGCTTCTGTTTTTGCTGCTTGTGCCTTTGCTGCTTGTTCTGCTATTTCTGTCTTTATTTCTTGTTTCcttgctttttttgcagtcttttcttcttcattttttaacttttctaACTGTCCATCCACTTCAATTTCTTTTACCTCTTCGGCTGCTTCTGTTGATATCTTTTCttgcttttttgcttctgtTGCAGCAGATTctgcgaaatttttttcattattaagTTCTGTTGGCACGTTTACTTTTTCAAGAGCATCCAAAGTATTTTCTTTTGCTGACTCAGCTGCTTTGGCtgctttttccgcttctgcTTTGGCATTTTGTGCTTTTGACTTTAGTGATTCTTTATTTACCTCTTCCTGTGCATGCACTTTTTGTTCAGCTGACTTTTTCGGAGATCCCTTTTGTCCTTCTAACACTTCGCCATCTTCTTCCTTGTCCGTTACATCATCACTGCCATCTGAGTGGACgatattttcttcattttgtgcagACAGGTTTTTCATTGACCATCCGTTTCTCAAGTTGGGATTTTTAAGGTTTACAATTTCGCCCCTCGTAGCTACATTATCACATGTaaggaaatttaaaagaagTGCAAGAAAGGCTAAGCCACAAAGTTGCTTCATTTTAGATGCGCGCGTTGAGCGAAATAAGGCGAGTGTTGCGAAGAATACCATTTTTTGAGGCACTTTCAAAGCGTGCAAAAATTAcaggctttttttttgtgtgcaaattGGTTAATGGCAATCGTTCATGGGGGAAGTAAACAGGAAAGTAGTTTTCAACAAAGTTAATAGCcatatatttgaaaaaaagaggagaaaataatCTAAGTCATAATGTCAATTggctatttttaaaaatcctCAGCATATTGCATGCCAGTGGCAGGAGGAACTTCAAAAAAGCGGAGAATAAAtctgccaaaaaaaaaggggatacaCCAAATGTGCACACTTTTTGCATTTATAGGGAGGGCTAACCAATGAAGCTCCTCAGtcacacaatttttttgtaacttttttggGGAAAATTCACTATGTGTAAAATTTGAgcttattcatatattttttttttcagatttAAATTCGCTATGATGCGTATTACCTGAGATAGCTGATGGACGAAATGGAGGTGCCTCTTTCCCGAAAAGGAATGAACTCCTTAAGAGTGTTCATTTGGAGGGCAATTTTGTTTGCAAAACTTATTTGCGACATTCACAGGGAAGTAGTTTCTCCTTAGTGAATTCAAATGAAATTAATTGCGAAGCGCATCACACACCGCATGCTGTGTGTACGTGTGTAatttaatggaaaaaatttctcaAAAGCGTTTGTTCTGAACATGAGTgcttgaaaaaattaacactgTTCAGTTGcaatattgttttttttattggcaTTATTTAAAGCGTTAATGCTaggtgggaaaaataaaaaaaagaaaagaaaaaaatgaaggagtcAAATTGTACACCAATCACCGCACGGAAAACAGAACGTTACAAtaattccccccttttaagaTAACCTGATGTAACATTACGAGCAAAGGAACTAACGCATAATAACATGCCTCAACCATTGCTAAGGGTGTGTACCCCTGTAAAGAGCTAACCTCTTCAGCGTATTCACCCAACGGGTGACCAATTCTTTACATAACCTTGCACACTATATGTGCCACCATGCAGAAGTAGGatacaaaatttaaatacgTTTCTGGGTGTTCTTAAAAGTGTAACGAATTTTCTCCAAATAGGTGTTATttgagataaaaaaaaaaaaaaaaaaaatggtctACTGTCCAAATAGGAATAATTCCCTTGCTCTCAAACATGCTACTtacgtatatacatttttatgcaatTCATTGGAAATATCATCGTCCATCACTACCTGATTGTAGCAATGAGGGATTTACAATGTGTCTCTCACGAGAGGTAACGTACCCCTCtcatcatttttctttaccttTAAAAAACTGGCCCACGTCTTGCTTTAAATTTTGGATAGTATCATCTCTGACCTCATCAAACACCGTTTTGAAGAGGGCGTTTTCTGCATTATTGCTTTTGTTAGCAGTGTTAAGCTCCCCTGCAAGTAATTTATGGGCCCCCTCGTCATCTAACACGTCTTCGCTTTTTTGCGTTTCGGCTGTGCCCTTATCTTTTGAGCTCGCATCAGTTTGCTGTTCCTGTGGTTGTTCTAGTTGTTctacttcctcttcttcctcttcttcatcttccaactctccttcatcttcttcaacGTCTGATGGTGCTGCGTCTTCCTCTGCAGCATCgttttcttcacttccccGATCTTCGACTTCCTGTGCCacctgttcatttttatcgAATACGTTATCACTTGCCTCTGTAGATACTTTCAATGGTTCTAATACGTCTTGCTTTATCAGTTTCAAGTATTCATATTCTGTTTTATATATCGACGTTCTTGCTTCTTTTAATGCGTTTATTGCGTTCATTGCTTTTGCTTTGGCTGCTTCCAGTGTacttgcattttttgcctcaCCTGCTGCagtttttgccttttctgctTCACTTGTTGCTTTATCTACTTCAGCTTTTGCTACCTTCTCTGCCGCTTCAGCTGCTTTTACTTCTTCTGTTGCTTTGGATTCCTTTGCTTTTGCAActaattgttttattttttgttcctctttttttacttcttctaTTGCTTTATATGCTTCTGcttttgctgcttctgcttttgctacttctgctgctttttgtgcctttttagaAGCTTCTATTGCTTTCTGCGTTAGATTGAATGTTTCCATTGCTATGTGGTCGGCTTGTCCCAGCGTTTTTAATGCATCTTGTTGTGCTGTTTCCAATGTACTTGTTATATTATCtccatttgcttcttttgctttattGGCTGCATCTGTTGCCTTTGATAACAGATATTCTAACATTAATGCTTCTTCTACTGCGTCTGCTGCTTCCATTtcagcattttttccttctgtttTCGCAGTTTGTGCTTCCGTTTTTGCAGATTCTACAGCCGCTAGTATTTCGgatgcattttttacatttttagaTACTTTATCTGATACTTTTTCTGCTGCGTTTTTCGCATTTTCTGCTGTttctgctgctttttttgctttatttttctcttcatcagCTAACTGTACTAACCTGGTTACTTCTTGTTTCGCTAGATGCACTCGTGCAACTAATACCGCTatttctgcttctgcttttgcttttattgCTACTTGTTTTGCTTCGGTCGCCTcctgcactttttttttagcttcctcctcttttcctACTAGGTTATCTTCTTCCTTTGCTAtgtcttctattttttttaataaagcttctatttcttttgcctttttactTGCTTCAGTTGCCTTTTCTgttgatgtttttttaagAGTATTTGCTGatgttgccatttttgctaattcatctatcccattttttgcttgcCCAGTTACCTTTGCTGCTATTTTTGCGATTTCCAATGCGACTTgaatttttgcttttcctgcTAGTATttctgcttttgcttttGATTTCTTGGCTTGTTCCGCTGCTTTTATTGCTTCGTTAGCAGTATCTTCTACATCTTTTACATTTGCTTCCTTTATTATTGCATTGTCTTTCATTTCTTTGTCTGTCTTTGCTTCGTTTGGAATTGCATTATTTGCTTCAGTAGCAGCTTTAGTTGCATTACTTCCGGCGGCTGTTGCATTTTGTGTTGCAGTGTCTAACGATTTCTGTATCTCTACGATTGCTTCGTCTactttcttcttcacttcttcgAGCCATTCCAtttcttctgtttttttgccttcaGGTTTTTCCACTAATTTTTGGGCTGCATCATTTGCTTCAGCCATAgccttttctgcttctgcCATAaccttttctgcttctttcttAGCCGCTTCTACTTCTGTCTGAgccttttctgcttctttcttAGCCTCTTCTGCCTTTGTCTTAgcctcttctgcttcttttttcgcttcatATGCCTTTGCAACATGAGTTGCTATTCTGGCTGCCTTTTTAGCATTTTCATTTGCTGCCTTTGCAACATCTTTTGCCATTTCAGCAACAATTGCGTGGAAACTTGCCATACTAGCTGATGCAGTTGTTATTTCCcctgctttttcttttgctttttttgccttttctgtTGCTGTATTCTTTGCAAAttctgctgcttcttttgcttttttcactgcattttttattccttcttctgctccttcaacttttttttctgcttcttctatttttttcacttcagcttctgctccttcttGTTCCTTTAGAGCATTATCTTTTGCTTCGTTAGCTTTTTCAAttggactttttttttttttgggatcATCTGATTCCCCTGTTGCCTTGATTTCTTGTCCTTGCGTTTGCACCTGTGCTTCTGATTTTTGTAGCAATTCGCTTTGGCCTTCACATGTGTTCTCTTCACCGCCGTCTTCTGCGTCTATACCGCTTTGCTCATCCTGCAGGGCGAGATTTTTACCTGCCCAGCCGTTCCTCAAATTgggatttttcaaattcacattttcgttACTGACCACATTAGTTTGTAAAACATATAAGTTTAAGAAGAGTACCAAAATGGTGGtgccaaaaaattgcctcATCTTTGACATGTATGTTGACAAGTTGGggaacttttaaaaaaatacaaaaactaaaaaaaaattgaaaataatttaacgATAGTTCAGTGCTCTAAATGGGATAAGTTTTcacattaacaaaaaataccTCCAAAGGGGGTTACAATTTACGTTTCCAAATTAT encodes:
- a CDS encoding merozoite surface protein 3 (MSP3), putative (encoded by transcript PVX_097685A) — encoded protein: MKHFGGIPLLVLFVNLYIHQNVVSNEIVNLKNPNLRNGWAGKDVTLQDEQNGLNAEDGDETDPNGSHNELLQKSGKAELQMQAQDSDSKEDIKTKIDELVNKAEAANTKADTAVTEAEKLLKTATEAEKQIKVDEEKETTAATKAKEQAEKAFAEAKIKKEEAKTKKEDAKAKAKADDAKKKSEETDEAELKAKLEEVEKLVGQAEQAASDAENEQKKAEWAAKIAEELKKAYEAKKKARESKVAAENAKNDATSAASGSKVQKVTEAIKIADDEMQTAAKNATEAEGAERKAEQAASEAINAIEQKVDAQSKVNVVQNEADAASKAATAAKNAQTKAEIAVFVVKTEVSKEEAVKSANAAEEAKTKAEEVATKSEEIKITNVTKSEKVKSAKSEAVNQAAAADKAKKEAEAAANSADKAQTSTKGIDNETTLSTAKKEAETAASNAGKAQTDASTALAKAKKAQIETEIAAEVVKAEKAKKDASSDADAAVEARKKAESEAEKAKSNEVAQEAAQKAKEQEAEALKAKGNAQTASDQAEKEAEGDGTEDKLAKVKEKEKDASNAATAAKNARTTAEIAAEVAKAQAAKTEAEAAKVAANAAKDEAQKVADESKSAEAQKAAEKASEAATTAGEKAAEAAKVADDATSVSNTATLSTMQEKANKAVEHAKEAKKAQTKAELAAEEAKAEAAKKEAQKAQEAADAAKKEAEEIAKKEKVDAKAVAEATSALDTAKTKAKEAKDKAGDVSKEVEKAEKEVEKVVGDDAQKSEITTAVSGIKGKTSEAVQAAKDAKKAKDLAEIALNVVKAEVANDKAKKAVPAAGVAKEDAKKAAASAEQPKKEAESAEEGAEIAKENEIEAGQKAKEAEDNAAVVQAKLLIAEQELKNAKAENDTEKFQSAKANALAAAEEAVKKGQAAEAAANAATDKAKKAAEAAEKAKKAAAESALKKKLKVLEIVKKYSKRGYNVVDNDEQVLNEVDEQASEAKEEEDEDEADDSASSDVEIEDDEEEEEEEDEEVKEEEGQAQSSAHQNSVAELENQKKESQEKSDEPPSDNNAQALLSDNYKNFTDFKKKAEDLTKNIINTIDGDAGVIDTLKDFANDVNQFILNM
- a CDS encoding merozoite surface protein 3 beta (MSP3b) (encoded by transcript PVX_097680A) gives rise to the protein MKQLCGLAFLALLLNFLTCDNVATRGEIVNLKNPNLRNGWSMKNLSAQNEENIVHSDGSDDVTDKEEDGEVLEGQKGSPKKSAEQKVHAQEEVNKESLKSKAQNAKAEAEKAAKAAESAKENTLDALEKVNVPTELNNEKNFAESAATEAKKQEKISTEAAEEVKEIEVDGQLEKLKNEEEKTAKKARKQEIKTEIAEQAAKAQAAKTEAETAQKDATTAKDEAIKETGKPKSQNTTKAVTMATEEEKKTKDEAQTASEKAGKTAEEAQKEVGKETADDDKEVSQLEEEIKELERILKIVKDLASEASSASDNAKKAKLKTQIAAEVVKAEKARIEAEEAEKEAGEAKTKTEATEKEVLKISDESKAAKVKKAVEKAKEAEKQAKSEAEKAKGMADDAGGKGTTNLEDVLTKLSEVLTSVKSLASNAEVASKNAKKEMTKAQIAAEVAKAEKAKIEAENAKLLADTASKAAENIAKSSKAAKIANNVSTIAAEKSKVATEAADEAAKALDETENPESKIAEVTEKATKAVNAAEEAKKEKAKAEVAVEVAHAEVAKEKAQEAKEAAKQVADKSKLEKAIQAADKASEKANEASKLAEEALSNLESLEKETGEIVEKVNAIEQKVQTAKNAAIEAHKEKTKAEIAVEVAKAEEAKKEADNAKVAAEKAKETAEKIAKTSKSTEKITEEVRKATEFAKTAGDETTLAATKAESEIPSEEKNQKELLDSIKQKAESAFQASQEAIKAKTEAENFLEIAKEVPKAEAAKEEAQKAATAAEEAKTEVLKIAEEVNKSDASESEKKKIETAANETAGEAEKAATFAKEAADAAKDTNKAVTLAVAKEKVEKALKAAKEAKKANEKASYALIRTKKQYALEPLEITSEAGYNITEKEEQVKEEIEEQDDKASEEEEEDTQQIDQTQIDEVDISVDNEEEEEGAAEEQIEGEKDTPTKEAKEEQTSGEKILDDKEAHKTLAEKFKDSNTAKTGGVEFLETLISDVGEDTLKNLQQDLHQYFKGK
- a CDS encoding merozoite surface protein 3 gamma (MSP3g), putative (encoded by transcript PVX_097675A); this encodes MRQFFGTTILVLFLNLYVLQTNVVSNENVNLKNPNLRNGWAGKNLALQDEQSGIDAEDGGEENTCEGQSELLQKSEAQVQTQGQEIKATGESDDPKKKKSPIEKANEAKDNALKEQEGAEAEVKKIEEAEKKVEGAEEGIKNAVKKAKEAAEFAKNTATEKAKKAKEKAGEITTASASMASFHAIVAEMAKDVAKAANENAKKAARIATHVAKAYEAKKEAEEAKTKAEEAKKEAEKAQTEVEAAKKEAEKVMAEAEKAMAEANDAAQKLVEKPEGKKTEEMEWLEEVKKKVDEAIVEIQKSLDTATQNATAAGSNATKAATEANNAIPNEAKTDKEMKDNAIIKEANVKDVEDTANEAIKAAEQAKKSKAKAEILAGKAKIQVALEIAKIAAKVTGQAKNGIDELAKMATSANTLKKTSTEKATEASKKAKEIEALLKKIEDIAKEEDNLVGKEEEAKKKVQEATEAKQVAIKAKAEAEIAVLVARVHLAKQEVTRLVQLADEEKNKAKKAAETAENAKNAAEKVSDKVSKNVKNASEILAAVESAKTEAQTAKTEGKNAEMEAADAVEEALMLEYLLSKATDAANKAKEANGDNITSTLETAQQDALKTLGQADHIAMETFNLTQKAIEASKKAQKAAEVAKAEAAKAEAYKAIEEVKKEEQKIKQLVAKAKESKATEEVKAAEAAEKVAKAEVDKATSEAEKAKTAAGEAKNASTLEAAKAKAMNAINALKEARTSIYKTEYEYLKLIKQDVLEPLKVSTEASDNVFDKNEQVAQEVEDRGSEENDAAEEDAAPSDVEEDEGELEDEEEEEEEVEQLEQPQEQQTDASSKDKGTAETQKSEDVLDDEGAHKLLAGELNTANKSNNAENALFKTVFDEVRDDTIQNLKQDVGQFFKGKEK